CTTGTGTtactaataaaaatacattttaatatttgctGGTCATatttaacaaaatatatgacttaAAAATGATCTCAAGCAAATACTTTGAAAGAGGTCAACCGGAAGCGGACCTATTTACATACGGCATTTCCTGGTCGTCACAATAGAAGtcataacttaaaaaaacaacaactcatttATCGTCACCAAACGTTACATACAACATCGAAAACAACCAGTGTCActtataaaaatacattttaatatttgttAGTCATATTTTACAAAATGTATGACCTtaatcgggggtcggcaacccgtggctcttcagctctctggagcttttacaaaaatgtaagaaaaatgaaaagaaatgaggggaaaacaatacatgttttgttttaatatggtttctgcaggaagaaaaacatgacacaaacctccctaattgttataaagcacactgtttatatcaaacatgcttcactgattcgagtatttggcgagcgccgttttgtcctactcattttggcggtcattgaactcaccgtagtttgtttacatgtacaactttctccgactttctaagacgtgttttatgccaattTTTTTCTcgatttgtccaccaaacttttaacgaatgcacaaaagtgagtgttgttgatgttattgacttgtgtgcagtgctaatcagacatatttggttactgcatgactgcaagctaatcgatgctaacatgctatttaggctagctgtatgtacatattgcatcattatgcctcatttgtagctatatttgagctcatttagtcctcttaattcaatttatatttcatgacacactatctgtatgtaatgtggatttaattttttgtggctctagacagatttgtttttgtatttttggtccaatatgactctttcaacattttgggttgccgacccctgacttaaattGATCTCAAGCAATTACTTTGAAAGGTCTCAACCGGAAGCGGACATATTTACACACGGCATTTCCTGGTCCTGCTTCCGTCAACGTAGCTAACGCAAACAGGTAAATTGTGCATTTTTTTATAATAGTTTTTGATATTGCTGTCGAATTTCGGTGTTTAGTTCATCAATACACCCAATAATATTGCTGTATGGTCTTTAATAAGGTACGTAACGTCACTTTTTCCTGCACGTAGCCAACATGAAACACTTAACTTGTTCGTATAGTTACTTGTATTCGAATTGACATCGTCTATGAAATAACTCtctgaatatatatatttcttagtCATTACTTCGGTGTTACTCGAAATATTTAGCCAATGATACCTTTCTTACAGATCGATCTGGACTGTACGTAATCGTGTATAAATGGCAGCAAAGGACCCATTTCAGTTCCAAGGTGGGTGACGTCATTTATCTCCAAGTCTTTACTTcacttcaggggtgtccaaaatgtggctcgggggccatttgcggcccgcagctaactgtttagtggcccgccacacattctggaaatgctattgcaaaaaatgtaaaaaaaaaacattaaaggcctactgaaatgaaatgttcttatttaaacggggatagcaggtccattctatgtgtcatacttgatcatttcgccatattgccatatttttgctgaaaggatttagtagagaacatccacgataaagttcgcaacttttagtcgctaataaaaaaagccttgcctttaccggaagtagcagacgatgtgcacgtgacgtcacgggttttagagctcctcatatcctcacattgtttacaatcatagcctccagcagcaagagctattcggaccgagaaagtgacaatttccccattaatttgagcgaggatgaaagatttgtggatgaggaaatttagagtgaaaaaaaagaaaaggcggcggcagtgtgagcgtttcagatgtaattagacacatttacgaggataattctggaaaatcccttatctgcttattgttttaatagtgttttagtgagattgtaaagtcatacctgaaagtcggacggctgcggtgaacgccggtgtctctgagagaagccaaggagccaagatcgcagctgcctttttgacagctgcagtaagaggaggtataatccactgatgtctccggtaagagcagacttaatatcacaattttcccatccaaaaacttgctggttgacgtagagaaacatgttcatgtcgctgctgtgttggatccgctttggactcgACCTTCGCGGCTGTTTAGGAACCtttttggattgaactttcacagtatcatgttagacccgctcgacatccattgttttcgtcctctccaaggttctcatagtcatcattgtcaccgacgtcccactgggcgtgagttttccttgccctgatgtgggcctaccgaggatgtcgtagtggtttgtgttgtggtttgtgcagccctttgagacactagtgatttagggctataaaagtaaacattgattgattgattgatgttcgcttgaccgctctgtgttaaagcttcacaacaaacaaagaaacaccggctgtgtttcggtgctaaagacagctgcaatccaccgctttccaccaacagcattcttctttgacgtctccattattaattgaacgaattgcaaaagatttagcaacacagatgtccaaaatactgtataataatgcggtgaaaagagacgacttttagccgtgtgtggtgcttggctgaaatgttcgctccaaccaataacgtcacaaacacgcgtcaaaattccacgatgttttcaacaggatacctcgcgggaaatttaaaattgcaatttagtaaactaaaaaggccgtattggcatgtgttgcaacgttaatatttcatcattgatatataaactatcagactgcgtggtcgctagtagtggctttcagtaggcctttaaaaaaagtggaatgaggtgaaatctaacgaggaAAAAGTTGCGacgttgacacaaagctgccatgcaggctgtttttttttcttttgtctttattttgcttttatttcccattgctcaaaaaaaaagtttaaaaaaataaatcttctaatgaattattgaccttttcaaggctccaaatatttcacttaaaatattttattttgaaaactatTGCATATATTgcgtggttgccatataaaaatgttttcttcaaCAAAAgagcatagaaaaaaaaaaaaaataatagttcaaatgtaaaatcgaccaatatatctgaagttgatctcgtaacttaagtgttgaaagtaaaacaaaaaataatacatttatgagTGACGGACCTTTTGAACCCCAAAGATATtcagtgggattttatttatttattcactgtggTTACTCAGAAatgataatacatttaaatcaatggcaTCTTGctttattgatctttttaaggctctaattacttcagatcaaacattgttttctgaatgttttgggcaatggggggaatgctgcatatttcagttttattaaaaaaacaaagttgtctttgactgaaaaggcataaaactttttaactttatatcaacctgaagttgatatttACCGTAAGCGTTAcatgacaaataaaaataatattttgacttatttttaacatggttATGAcagagaccctttatggtccccgggagccttaaaggtaaaaaaaaataaaaatgtaatccatatatattgttatgatttgaaaatgaaaactatcgaaacggcccccgcatgtttacatttttcagtgtgcagtcctcagtggaaaaagtttggacacccctgcttttttcatatttatacatgAATATACTTTTCTGTGGAAAGTAATAGTAAATATtgccaattttgaaaaaaaaaatgctgaatttGCTGTATTTTAGAATTTGAGGAGAGCAGTCTGCTAGCAGCTGACAAAGATTCCACCTCCATCAGCATTGAGGACGATTTCATCAACTCTGACACGTCGAGGAAGACCCCCGGTCTCGCTCCTGATGACGACCCGCTTGCAAGTGACGACAAATCGGAGGTTTGGacagcaaaaaaatacaaaaaaacattaactGCACTGCAACAGTGATCAAAAACGtgaaaaaattaggggtattttacttgaactcagcaaaattatctgccaattgaACAAGAAATTTTGGCTTGTCAagtctttccaaaacaagtcaaattagctaacctcaatgaacccaaaaataactttaaataagcatattctcactaataacgagTGCACAtttcttggtggaaaaaaaaatgagacctttttgctcaatatgttgaaaaatattcttaaattaagtaaatgctagtgccataatcttgacataatgatatgcgcttggcattaCATTTCTTAAAATCAGCAAACTTATACCAAAAACTAGTTTATTGTTCTTTGTGGAAATGCAACAAgacaaccgcttgttactctcggggtctcctagccgctcaggcatattatattgtctaaaaatgcattttccaatcgacaacatgacatcatcgcgccaaatgCGTGCTCTTTCGGTCAATAAGTCCacgagggatatatatatatatatatatatatatatatatacatacatacatacatacagtggggcaaaaaaagtatttagtcaaccaccgattgtgcaagttctcccacttaaaatgatgacagaggtctgtaattttcatcataggtacacttcaactgtgagagacagaatgtgaaataaaaatccaggaattcacatagtaggaattttaaagaatttatttgtaaattatggtggaaaataagtatttggtcaaccattcaaagctctcactgatggaaggacgttttggctccaaatctcacgatacatggccccattcattctttccttaacacggatcaatcgtcctgtccctttagcagaaaaacagccccaaggcatgatgtttccacccccatgcttcacagtaggtttggtgttcttgggatgcaactcagtattcttcttcctccaaacaggacgagttgagtttataccaaaaagttctactttggtttcatccgaccacaatcctctgctgtatcatccatgtatccattttgtatacatacatatatatatatatatgtatatatatatatatatacatatatctacatttacatatatatacaggcacatttttttaaattataattttgaAAAATTTACCTGCATGTGTATGAACTGTTTCttttcaaaatagtttgaaatgtcacatattaaatgtttaaatatcaaCTGTACtgctatatgagtacgtattttctattgtttcattgaaaataaaacggcaaagtACAATTGGCTGTCAACTGTTTTAATTAtcagacacaattgtgtcaaagtcatgattttttttgtttcacacaTGAAATAAAAAATGACTACTTTGAAAAAGcggttttatacttgtgagtgttgatgacacagctttgcaacagttgatattctagttctaagcatgttttactcaatataggtcatcacatctcagcatcttgtggggcggtatagctcggttggtagagcggccgtgccagcaacttgagggttgcaggttcgattcccgcttccgccatcctagtcactaccgttgtgtccttgggcaagacactttacccacctgctcccagtgccacccacactggtttaaatgtaacttagatattgggtttcactatgtaaagcgctttgagtcactagagaaaagtgctatataaatataattcacttcacttcaacaagctgtaatatcttactgagatcatttaggaccaaaacacttaaaacaagtaaaacactgtaacataaaatctgcttagtgtgaataattatcttatcagacacaaaataagcaaatatcacccttatttgagatatttaatcttatttaatttcagtttttgcagtgtaggtgaAAATATCAGTTTCATGATATTTGTTTTCTATATTTGAAGCTTCTCTCCGGGCAGAAGAAAAGTGTCCCTTTCTGGACGTTTGATTACTACCAAATGTTTTTCAACGTGGACACGCGTCATGTAAGTATAACTTCCATTAAAACGGAAGGAAAGTGTTACTTGATGATTATAGACGCATGTGTCTTTTCAGGTCAAGGAGAGAATAATTGGTTCCATTCTGCCATGGCCCGGAAAGAACTTCATTCAAGTCTACCTTCGCCGAAACCCCGATCTCTATGGTCCGCTTGCACAACACATCCACCCAGATCACTTTTCTTGTTGACGATATCAGAAATGTTCAGCTTCTATGTCTTAATATTGAATCAATTTGTTTGATTTCATCCTTCTTTTTCCTCTCAGGGCCATTCTGGATCTGCACGACTCTTGTATTTGCCATCGCCATCAGTGGAAACATATCCACCTTCCTGGTTAACTTGGGCAAACCAGAATACAAGTACAGCCCAGAGTTTGGAAAAGGTAATAATAGTTTTCTTGATCCGTTTCCAGAGGaagctttttttaaaatcccATTAAATGAGCTGTAAATGTTTTACCTCAGTGACCATAGCTGCCACGGCCATCTTCAGCTACGCTTGGCTGGTGCCGCTCGCTGTTTGGGGTTTCCTGCTTTGGAGAAGCAACAAGATTATGAACTTGGTGTCATATTCCTTTATGGAGATTGTCTGTGTGTACGGATACTCCCTGTCCATCTACATTCCTGCAGTGGTAAGTgtgtcctccaacttgttagtcggtttgccttttgttaaaatactcactaatagtcactagaaaaatggctaaaaatatctggttttgttgccacaattagatttttttctccctaaactttttttttttttcatgcacacatgtgactgcgactcactgaaaatgacacacaatccacttttatgccacgacccagcagttgggaaccactggtcaactgtataacagttactgtaatatttccatgtctgtccagagtgattgaccactttgcaaaaatgaaaaggagacgttacaatttacttctcagaaaatgattccctgtacagacacacaacagttgttcatttattctactactctggctttattgttttgtgtatattttatagttttgtgtatttgaaataggattagccacattaccataaatggaaattccatccatccatccattttctaccgcttattcccttttggggtcgcggggggcgctggcacctatctcagctacaatcgggcggaaggcagggtacaccctggacaagccgccacctcatcacagggccaacacagatagacagacaacattcacactcacattcacacactagggccaatttagtgttgccaatcaacctatccccaggtgcatgt
The DNA window shown above is from Nerophis ophidion isolate RoL-2023_Sa linkage group LG14, RoL_Noph_v1.0, whole genome shotgun sequence and carries:
- the yipf1 gene encoding protein YIPF1, whose translation is MAAKDPFQFQEFEESSLLAADKDSTSISIEDDFINSDTSRKTPGLAPDDDPLASDDKSELLSGQKKSVPFWTFDYYQMFFNVDTRHVKERIIGSILPWPGKNFIQVYLRRNPDLYGPFWICTTLVFAIAISGNISTFLVNLGKPEYKYSPEFGKVTIAATAIFSYAWLVPLAVWGFLLWRSNKIMNLVSYSFMEIVCVYGYSLSIYIPAVVLWIFPFEWLRWLSILVALFLSGSVLVITFWPAVRDDQPKIIAAVMSAIVVLNALLAVGCKAYFFSKAAPVMIPDKLVPTAGVHAHATT